One Bacillota bacterium genomic region harbors:
- a CDS encoding M42 family metallopeptidase — MNVKDILINLSEAAGVSGYEHELADYLEQNCPWADEIRRDKLGNLVMLKRATKSNGKPGPKVMLAAHMDEIGLIITKIEDEGFLRFSTIGGIDQRVLLAQEVIVHGKEKLLGVIGAKPPHIQTPAERTSAVPMDELYIDIGYDNRKQVEELVSVGDLVTINQQVVNLNGSHLAGKAMDDRACVAVMLECLKELQNVNHLADVYAVATVQEEVGVRGATTSTYGIMPDIGIALDVGHGDMPGVQDYRTIKVGGGPGIALGPHVHPKLYERFVQTAKDWNISYTLEPATRPGGTDAYAIQITQDGIPTALLSLPLRYMHTAVETLNYEDVRKTARLLAKFISELDQEFVEGLKCF; from the coding sequence TTGAACGTTAAAGATATCTTGATCAACCTGTCAGAAGCTGCAGGGGTTTCCGGTTATGAACACGAGCTTGCGGATTATTTAGAGCAGAACTGTCCATGGGCAGATGAAATCCGCCGCGACAAGCTGGGAAACCTGGTCATGCTGAAGCGGGCTACAAAAAGTAATGGCAAGCCGGGTCCTAAGGTGATGCTGGCAGCTCATATGGACGAAATTGGCTTAATTATTACTAAGATCGAAGACGAAGGTTTTCTGCGCTTCAGCACAATAGGCGGAATCGATCAGCGCGTGCTGCTTGCTCAGGAAGTTATTGTCCACGGTAAGGAAAAACTATTAGGCGTGATCGGAGCCAAGCCTCCCCACATTCAGACTCCAGCAGAGCGGACCAGCGCGGTTCCAATGGATGAGTTATACATTGACATTGGTTATGACAACCGCAAACAGGTAGAGGAATTGGTAAGTGTTGGTGATTTAGTCACCATCAATCAGCAGGTTGTAAATCTTAATGGTTCGCATCTAGCCGGCAAGGCGATGGATGATCGCGCCTGTGTGGCTGTCATGCTGGAGTGCCTGAAAGAACTGCAGAATGTTAACCATCTAGCTGATGTTTACGCTGTCGCCACAGTCCAGGAAGAAGTCGGTGTCCGCGGAGCCACAACCAGTACATATGGAATTATGCCTGATATAGGCATTGCTCTGGATGTCGGACACGGAGATATGCCCGGGGTTCAGGATTACCGCACGATTAAAGTAGGCGGAGGACCAGGAATTGCCCTTGGACCCCACGTCCATCCAAAGCTCTATGAACGGTTTGTGCAGACAGCAAAAGATTGGAATATCAGCTATACCCTCGAGCCGGCAACCCGCCCAGGCGGAACCGATGCATATGCAATTCAAATTACTCAAGATGGAATTCCTACTGCTCTGCTCTCGCTGCCGCTCAGATATATGCACACGGCTGTTGAAACGCTGAACTATGAAGATGTCCGCAAGACAGCACGTTTACTTGCAAAATTTATTTCTGAATTAGATCAGGAATTTGTGGAGGGATTAAAGTGCTTTTAA